In the genome of Hyphomicrobium sp. CS1GBMeth3, the window AAGTCACTCGGCGGGAGCGCGCGGCGCTTCGAAGGGCTTCCACTCCGGCAGCGTGCGACCGTCTTGCGCCGTGAGGAAGACGTTCTGACGCTCCTTGCCGCGATAGAGCGCGATGTCCTCGACGCGGTTGTCGAGCAGCGACTTGTCATCGGCGAGGCAGGCAAAGAGCGTACGCATCATGTTGACGGGTGTCATGCCATCGTAGACTTCGTCGTCGCACCGGCCGCCAGAGCCGACCGCGATCATGATGCCGAAATCGTCGAGAGCCGCGACCTCGGGCGAAATGCCGGCTTCCTTGAAAGCGGCGTTCGGATCGTCGACGTCGGCGAGACGATTGTAGCGATGCGCTCCGTGATCGCCGAAGATCAGGATGACGGCTTCCGGGTCGGCTGCACGGATGCGGTCGATGGTGTCGAGCATGTTGACGTTGGCGATTTTCGTCTTCTGCCGGAAGTCCTCCTCGAAGCTCTCAAGTTGTCTCCAGTGGACGTCCATATCGGAATGGGCGGGCAGGTTGACGTGCGCGAAGGTGAACCACGGGGGCTCGCCGGGCTTGGGCGTTGCGTGCAGCCTCGTGCGCAGAACTTCCATCTGCGGCTCGAGGCCGATCTTGCGCTTCATCCTCAGAAGCGGCGCGCCGAAGACGCGCAGCGCGCTGCTGATCGGCTTGTCCGGGAACACGTAGTCGAGCACGCCCTGCTCGTTTACGAAGTAGTCGATACCGTGGATGTACTGGAGCTGGTAGCCGTTCGATTTGAGCGTCGCGAGCACCGGGTTGTGCACGACGCCGGCGAGCAGCGGGCGGCCGCTCTGGCTGTCCGCGAGACCTGTCTCTGTGCTGTAGAAATGGTGCTTGCCGAGGAAGACGCTGATAGCGGTCTGTAGCGTCGAATTGTAGTTGCTGAAGGTGTGCACGACCTTGATGCCGCGCTGGGCGAGATCGGCATAGTGCTGCGAGTTGTCGAAGTCGAACACCTTCTGATAGGCGTCGGCGCTGCTGTAGGCATCATAGATGAACAGGTAGATGTTCGGCTTGTGCGTGAACTTTGCCTGCTCGAAATCCTGCCGGACCGATCCGATCCAGGACTGAGACGTATCCATTGTGCTCACGAGCCAGCTCGTAGCGGCAACCGCCGAAAGCACCGAGAGGAAAGCGTTCACGCGGCGCCGCGCCCCGGCGCGGAACGCCCACACGAACACGGCGCCGATCGCGATGTAGACGGCGATGACGAGGATACGGTCGGGGACCGCGACCTTGATCGTCTTGGCCAGCAGAAGGCAGATGATGACGGTACAGACGACGCCGAACACGATGGCGCGCAACCCCGGAGATACCGGCGGCCGCTGCCACTTGGCCGCGATCCAATCGATGAGCCTCAGCGCGCCCTCGACGATCGCGTAGATTACAAGACCCGATACGATCGCGAACGCGACCAGGAACGCGGACTGCTTGGCCTGCAGCGCGTACCAATTCTGTGACAGTACGAAGAGCGTCGGATAGAGCGCGGCCAAAACGACCGAAGCCGCATAGCCGGCCCAGCCGTCTTTCACGATCCTGCTCAAGGCGGATGACATTTCCCTGCAACCTTTGCGCTAAACCCTCAACCCGGCTTTCTCGCCATCAGGTACAGGATGCGCTCGGTGCCTGGGATGGCGCGCCGCTCGACGACGTCGAAGTGCGTCGTGAACGCGCGCTCGAAGCCTTCCTGCGTGTAGTCGGGGAAGATGTCCGGTCTGTTGGCGAGCAGCCGCTTCACTTGCGAATCCGATTTCGGCACGAACTCGATGATCAGATTCCCGGATACCGCCGCGAGGAACGCGGCGACCTTCGGAAGCGGCAGATTGTTGCCGATGGCGAGATGATGAAAGAGCGCGAGCGCCATGGCGAGGTCGGGCGCTGTCCGCTCGAACAGCGCCTTACGCTCGCGATTGAAGAAGCCCAGGGCCGGTGTCGGGTTCGTCAGATCCGACAGAGCCGGAACGATGTTAGTGATGCGCTCCTTGCGGCACTGGCGATAGTTCAGGTCGACGGCGCGCGGGTCGATGTCGACGCACAAGATCTCGCCTGCGAGGTCGCGGACGGCGCGGGACATCTCGCCGTTGTTGCCGCCGAGATCCCAGAGCGTGCGCGGGGCGACCCGGGTGACGTAGTCGCGGATGATCGCCTTCTTGGCGTCGAAGGCGTCGCTCGAGTAATTCGTGTCGTTGTAGTAGTCACCCCATTCGGTGAACTGCGCCTTCGGCTTCAGCTTGGCGATCAGCCGCTTGAGCGAGCCGGCGATGGCTTTGTGCTGGGCCGCTGACAGCGTGCGCGTCACCGCCACTTTCTTACGTTCGTCGGCGTATTTTTGCGTCATGCGGCCGTGCAAATGCAGATGCATTTGGATAGCCGGTGATAGCCGTGTGCGGCGCGGTAGGAGCCGCGAGGCAAGATCGAGCGGGATGCCGTCGAGATGGACCTGCAGCAGACGGCCGAGCGACAGATCCACGTACGACATGAGCAGGAGCGGAGCCAGGAAGTGTCGGCAGAACTGGCCGTAGGCGGGCCAAGCGCTGTGTCCCTCCAACGGATCGAACGACAGATGGTCGATCAGTGTCGCGCGCCCATCGACGAACTGGATGTTGAAGGCGCTGGCGTCCTTCAGAAGCATGCCATGGTCGAGGGCCAGCAGGTGAAGATCCAGCGTCGTCAGCGCCGCGTCCTGAAGCTGGCTGAAGCTCCACTCGTAGGGATAGGTCAGCAGCGAGAGCTGGCGCGGCTTCAGCACTAACGCACCGGCTGGGTCGGCGCCTTCTGGAGAGAACTGGTCTGCGGGAGCGGTCTCGAACGGGAGCAGCAGTCCGGCGCGCGTTGCCTTGGCGAGCAGGCCCGTCTCCTCGGCGCGGCGGAACACGGGCACGTAGGCCGCTTCAATCCAGCGGTAGATGGTTCCGTCCTGCCAGAACAAGAAACCGGACGGGTCGCGGAATGAGCTGAACTCGCGCGGCGCGGCTGCGCTGCTCGGTGCCGAGGGTGTGATCGCAGGGGCGCTCATCCGGCGGCTCCCGACGCTTCGACGTTCCGGACTGCAAGCAGGGTTTGCTTGGGCACGATCCCTCTTCCCACCTGTTCGGCGAGGCCCCCAGATGACAGAATTTTGACATCCTGTAAATGCGAGGCGGAACGGAATTAGGGCACCTCTGCCGCCGTGGCGCGGCGGGCGCTGTGTGGGGAGGAGGGTGGTCGTGGATCGTAGCGGGAAGGGTAAGTTGGAGGCCACAGCCGGAATCGAACCGGCGTGTACGGATTTGCAGTCCGCTGCGTCACCACTCCGCCATGTGGCCTCTGATTTGCGCCCGGACGGTCTCGTCATCGGACCTCGGCCGTCGTCGGACCGAGGCGCAAAACTGCGGTGCGCACGCAGGCATCTATCATATAGACAAAGCTTTGCACAAGCGCAGGGTCGTACTCGGGCCATTCGGCGTGCAAAACCAGGAAGCAGGGGCTCGCGCGGTGGAATGCGGCAGGCACTGAAACGGGCCTTCGGGCAGCTCGAGACGCTGGCCAAGCGCGCCAAGCGGGATGGCCTCGCGCTTTACCTCGCGG includes:
- a CDS encoding LTA synthase family protein; translated protein: MSRIVKDGWAGYAASVVLAALYPTLFVLSQNWYALQAKQSAFLVAFAIVSGLVIYAIVEGALRLIDWIAAKWQRPPVSPGLRAIVFGVVCTVIICLLLAKTIKVAVPDRILVIAVYIAIGAVFVWAFRAGARRRVNAFLSVLSAVAATSWLVSTMDTSQSWIGSVRQDFEQAKFTHKPNIYLFIYDAYSSADAYQKVFDFDNSQHYADLAQRGIKVVHTFSNYNSTLQTAISVFLGKHHFYSTETGLADSQSGRPLLAGVVHNPVLATLKSNGYQLQYIHGIDYFVNEQGVLDYVFPDKPISSALRVFGAPLLRMKRKIGLEPQMEVLRTRLHATPKPGEPPWFTFAHVNLPAHSDMDVHWRQLESFEEDFRQKTKIANVNMLDTIDRIRAADPEAVILIFGDHGAHRYNRLADVDDPNAAFKEAGISPEVAALDDFGIMIAVGSGGRCDDEVYDGMTPVNMMRTLFACLADDKSLLDNRVEDIALYRGKERQNVFLTAQDGRTLPEWKPFEAPRAPAE